A portion of the Anaerobranca californiensis DSM 14826 genome contains these proteins:
- a CDS encoding transposase — protein MSKRRTFTEEFKTMIAELVASGQSVKEVSREYSLSETAVRNWSKKKAPIKTEEGTISLEEINRIRKENARLKEENEILKKAMAIFTKK, from the coding sequence ATGTCTAAAAGAAGAACTTTTACAGAGGAATTTAAAACAATGATTGCGGAGCTAGTAGCATCTGGACAATCAGTCAAAGAAGTATCACGTGAATATAGCCTAAGTGAAACAGCAGTACGTAATTGGTCTAAAAAGAAGGCCCCAATTAAAACAGAAGAGGGGACAATAAGCCTTGAGGAAATTAATAGAATCAGAAAAGAAAATGCTAGACTCAAGGAGGAAAATGAGATATTAAAAAAGGCTATGGCTATATTCACGAAGAAGTAA